In the Alteromonas sp. M12 genome, one interval contains:
- a CDS encoding ABC-F family ATPase: MISTANITMQFGAEPLFENISAKFGNGNRYGLIGANGCGKSTLMKILSGDLAPTSGNVSVSPGQKLGKLSQDQFAFEKYSVVDTVIMGDMELWKVKQERDEIYAKPEMSEADGMHVAELETLYAEMDGYTAESRAGEILLEAGIDEHYHYGLMSQVSPGWKVRVLLAQALFANPDILLLDEPTNNLDIYTINWLAEVLNQRKSTMIIISHDRHFLNSVCTHMADIDYGELRIYPGNYEKYQEAASLIQEQLLRENAKKSEEIEELQAFVARFSANASKAKLATSRAKKMDKIQLDEVKSSSRRTPRIQFKQHQKLHRQALILEDMSFGFEEEPLFKDANLLLEAGAKLAIIGENGVGKTSFLRCLMDKLKAEGVVKWSENATVGYCPQDSSDDFDCDLSLFDWMSQWRTPKHNDLMVRGLLGSLLFSADDFNKKAKVCSGGEKNRLLFGKLMMADLNVLVMDEPTNHMDMEAIEALNNALKDFDGTLIFVSHDREFVSSLATRVIEIKDQQVIDFQGTYEEYLSHQGLQKAVA, translated from the coding sequence TTGATATCTACCGCAAACATCACTATGCAGTTTGGCGCTGAGCCACTGTTTGAAAACATCTCTGCTAAATTTGGCAATGGCAATCGTTATGGCTTAATTGGCGCTAATGGCTGTGGTAAATCCACACTTATGAAAATTCTCAGTGGCGATTTAGCACCTACCTCTGGCAACGTTTCTGTTTCACCTGGTCAAAAATTGGGTAAGTTAAGCCAAGATCAGTTCGCGTTTGAAAAATATTCTGTGGTTGATACCGTTATTATGGGTGACATGGAGTTATGGAAGGTTAAACAAGAGCGTGATGAAATTTACGCCAAACCTGAAATGAGCGAAGCTGATGGTATGCATGTGGCTGAATTAGAAACCCTTTACGCTGAAATGGACGGTTATACTGCTGAATCACGGGCAGGCGAGATTTTGTTAGAAGCGGGTATCGATGAACATTATCACTACGGTTTGATGTCACAAGTATCACCAGGTTGGAAAGTCAGGGTGTTACTTGCACAGGCTTTATTCGCCAATCCAGACATATTATTACTCGACGAACCTACCAACAACTTGGATATTTATACTATCAATTGGTTAGCTGAAGTGTTGAATCAGCGTAAGTCCACCATGATAATTATTTCCCATGATAGGCACTTTTTGAATTCCGTGTGTACCCACATGGCAGACATCGACTATGGTGAATTACGTATTTATCCAGGTAATTATGAAAAGTATCAAGAAGCTGCTTCACTTATTCAAGAGCAATTGTTGCGAGAAAATGCCAAGAAGAGCGAAGAAATAGAAGAATTACAGGCTTTTGTTGCACGCTTTTCTGCCAACGCCTCGAAAGCTAAACTGGCAACTTCTCGTGCGAAAAAAATGGATAAGATCCAATTGGATGAGGTGAAGAGCTCGAGTCGTCGTACACCGCGTATTCAATTCAAACAACATCAAAAACTGCACAGACAAGCTCTGATTTTAGAAGATATGAGTTTTGGTTTTGAAGAAGAGCCCTTGTTTAAAGACGCTAATCTGTTATTAGAAGCGGGTGCAAAGTTAGCCATTATTGGTGAAAACGGTGTGGGTAAAACCAGTTTCTTACGTTGTTTGATGGATAAATTGAAAGCGGAAGGTGTGGTTAAGTGGTCTGAGAATGCCACTGTCGGCTATTGTCCTCAAGACAGTTCAGACGATTTCGATTGTGATTTAAGCCTTTTTGATTGGATGTCTCAATGGCGCACGCCAAAACACAACGATTTGATGGTCCGAGGTTTATTGGGCAGTTTGTTATTTAGCGCAGACGACTTCAATAAAAAAGCGAAAGTGTGTTCAGGTGGTGAGAAAAATCGTTTGTTATTCGGTAAGCTGATGATGGCTGACTTAAATGTGTTGGTGATGGATGAGCCTACTAACCACATGGATATGGAAGCGATTGAAGCACTTAACAATGCTTTGAAAGATTTCGATGGCACTTTAATCTTTGTAAGCCACGACCGCGAATTTGTTTCCTCTTTGGCGACTCGTGTTATTGAGATTAAAGATCAACAAGTAATTGATTTTCAGGGCACTTATGAGGAATACCTTTCTCATCAAGGGTTACAAAAAGCAGTAGCTTAA
- a CDS encoding transporter substrate-binding domain-containing protein has protein sequence MTCCSFFKISSVRTQLLAWMLFFVLAYFGMVSTSQAIDKKSITLKYNLIGTESWTPYGYSGDDANPGIFAEVIDLILEKAGYSYEFYYYPPKRAAKVFEENQLDIDFMSPSWFKNGDMGDEYVQSIMIFELTEYNVTLQENAEKYADPHAIYDKYVGTIAGYSYFDDDMFTRIDFSTEDGLIRGLKRGRFEVAILENLTAHYWANKHNVKISLASVHSHGDIVLRLRRELSHLLPNLNAAIRALKQEGEIDNILRKHDVIPKNLKLNNE, from the coding sequence ATGACTTGTTGCAGTTTTTTCAAGATATCCTCTGTTAGAACCCAGCTTTTGGCTTGGATGCTATTCTTTGTTTTGGCTTATTTTGGAATGGTTTCAACTTCTCAGGCAATCGATAAAAAATCAATCACATTAAAATACAACTTAATTGGCACCGAATCTTGGACTCCCTATGGATACTCCGGCGATGATGCAAACCCCGGCATCTTCGCAGAAGTGATTGACTTAATATTGGAAAAGGCTGGCTACTCTTATGAGTTTTATTATTATCCGCCCAAACGAGCAGCAAAAGTATTCGAAGAAAATCAATTAGATATCGATTTTATGAGCCCGAGTTGGTTTAAAAATGGTGATATGGGAGATGAATATGTGCAATCCATTATGATTTTTGAATTAACCGAATACAATGTCACCTTACAAGAAAACGCCGAGAAATATGCAGATCCTCACGCCATTTATGACAAATATGTAGGTACTATTGCAGGCTATAGTTACTTCGATGATGATATGTTTACAAGAATCGACTTTAGCACAGAAGATGGATTAATTAGGGGCTTAAAAAGAGGTCGTTTTGAAGTCGCCATATTAGAAAATTTAACCGCTCATTACTGGGCCAATAAACATAATGTCAAAATATCACTCGCCAGTGTTCATTCCCATGGCGATATCGTTTTACGCCTTCGTCGAGAACTGAGTCATCTGTTACCGAATCTAAATGCAGCGATAAGAGCACTTAAACAGGAAGGCGAAATTGATAACATTTTACGCAAGCATGATGTAATACCGAAAAACCTAAAACTCAACAACGAATGA
- a CDS encoding efflux transporter outer membrane subunit, translated as MFILALLHGCASVKLDQDKEIPALPDEWQFQHNADDVDDNWLANFTSESDNQHLTALLNEAIQANQSIRAQAYLVDIAAQNLTIAKSNFWPSLDTSFDASRTSSNGNSFSLEAGLSYELDIWGALSDTERQAKLNYLQAKAELEEARLQLAGNVIVAYANASRAFQRVELAAQQVQNSTDSLDIIERGYRAGLNESLDVYLARNELNSDKSTLATNQQTLLESVRALERLLGRYPDAKLDVTQVLALPDVDVAVGLPSELVTRKPALQASWLALMAQDATLAIAHKARFPAINLAASVGPSSDSLSDLLSTSAGWSLIGSISAPIFNAGKLKANEEVELLTLKRLEENYLDAVLNALLEVENTLSAEASLVERYQATQKAAENAQFANQLSFEQYQAGLITYTTVLEAQARLITAQNNLIDIKTDLIANRVQLHVALGGGMNLYAPIQEL; from the coding sequence TTGTTTATTTTGGCGTTGTTGCATGGGTGTGCTTCTGTCAAGTTAGACCAAGACAAAGAAATCCCAGCATTACCCGATGAGTGGCAGTTTCAACACAATGCCGACGACGTCGACGATAACTGGTTAGCAAATTTCACTTCCGAATCCGATAATCAACATTTAACCGCTTTACTCAATGAAGCCATCCAGGCAAATCAGTCGATTCGTGCCCAAGCCTATTTAGTGGATATCGCGGCGCAGAATTTAACTATTGCCAAAAGTAATTTTTGGCCTTCCTTAGATACATCCTTTGATGCGTCACGGACTAGCAGCAATGGTAATAGTTTTAGTTTAGAAGCGGGCCTTTCTTATGAGTTGGATATTTGGGGGGCGTTGTCAGACACTGAGCGTCAAGCAAAACTCAATTATTTGCAGGCTAAAGCCGAATTAGAAGAGGCAAGATTGCAGCTCGCTGGCAACGTTATTGTCGCTTATGCGAATGCGTCTAGGGCTTTTCAGCGGGTTGAGCTGGCCGCTCAACAAGTTCAAAATTCAACTGACAGTCTAGACATTATTGAACGTGGTTATCGGGCCGGCCTAAACGAATCTTTAGATGTATACCTTGCTCGTAATGAACTTAACAGTGATAAATCCACACTTGCAACAAACCAGCAAACATTACTGGAGAGTGTACGAGCTTTGGAACGGTTGTTAGGGCGCTACCCTGATGCAAAACTGGATGTAACTCAAGTATTGGCATTGCCTGATGTGGATGTTGCAGTCGGTTTACCTTCTGAGTTGGTGACCCGCAAACCAGCCTTACAAGCCAGTTGGCTGGCGTTAATGGCACAAGATGCAACCCTTGCCATTGCACATAAAGCTCGTTTCCCTGCAATCAATTTGGCCGCTAGTGTTGGGCCCTCAAGTGACTCTTTATCAGACTTGCTATCCACTTCTGCAGGTTGGTCTTTGATTGGCAGTATTTCAGCGCCGATTTTTAATGCTGGAAAGCTTAAGGCGAATGAAGAGGTTGAGTTGTTAACCTTGAAACGTCTGGAAGAAAATTATTTAGATGCGGTTTTAAATGCCCTATTGGAAGTGGAAAATACTCTATCTGCTGAAGCGAGCTTAGTTGAGCGTTATCAAGCGACCCAAAAAGCGGCTGAAAATGCGCAATTTGCAAATCAACTGTCTTTCGAACAATACCAAGCCGGTCTAATTACTTACACCACAGTGTTAGAGGCGCAAGCAAGACTTATTACAGCCCAAAACAACCTTATTGATATTAAAACTGACTTAATTGCGAATCGAGTGCAACTGCATGTTGCCCTTGGAGGAGGAATGAACCTCTACGCCCCTATTCAAGAGCTTTGA
- a CDS encoding efflux RND transporter periplasmic adaptor subunit, with the protein MVISKKIVLPIVVLLITVVTVLIIYNNPPQAGRQKPSSAAVLSVETQLLRPQRFHITLDSYGVVTPRTQSTLMSQVAGQVVFVNDGFRTGGFFQKGDLLVAIDDSDYLAEVNIAKANLITAQQNLAEEMARSEQAKIDWQRLGGKQKPTDLVLRIPQQESAQANLTSAKAQLLKAELSLKRTKIVAPYSGRVVTQNVDIGSVVSNNTELASIYATDYLEVRLAINNSDLGFVNLPEANIDNTISTPPINVTFTSDLIGQQSWTGKIVRTESAIDSVSRQLYVVAQIDDPFNQAIERGVSIKIGEYLTAEIDGRTIKEAIVIPVTAIYQGSYVYIEEDGVLLRKEVQIAWQNDRQALIKSGLEGGQALVITPLGQVSSGTAVSVINQDGKSTKRLKNTERKGKERSKNPNLRPDKSNSRPGSNSAAQKEG; encoded by the coding sequence ATGGTAATTTCTAAAAAAATCGTACTGCCCATTGTTGTTTTACTTATCACTGTAGTTACTGTGTTGATCATCTACAACAACCCTCCCCAAGCTGGCCGTCAAAAGCCATCTAGTGCGGCAGTGTTAAGTGTAGAAACGCAACTATTGCGACCTCAACGTTTTCACATCACTTTGGATAGCTACGGGGTAGTTACTCCGCGCACACAAAGCACCTTAATGTCGCAGGTGGCTGGGCAAGTCGTGTTTGTCAACGATGGCTTTCGCACCGGCGGATTCTTCCAAAAAGGTGATTTGTTAGTCGCTATAGACGATAGCGACTATCTTGCTGAAGTAAATATCGCCAAGGCGAATCTTATTACTGCGCAACAAAATTTAGCTGAGGAGATGGCTCGGTCTGAACAAGCTAAAATAGATTGGCAGCGCTTAGGCGGTAAACAAAAACCAACAGATCTAGTTTTACGAATACCGCAACAGGAAAGTGCGCAAGCTAATTTGACCTCTGCAAAAGCACAATTGTTAAAAGCTGAATTATCGCTAAAACGGACTAAGATAGTCGCGCCTTACAGTGGGCGTGTGGTCACCCAAAACGTCGATATCGGCTCGGTTGTTTCCAACAATACTGAGTTGGCGAGCATTTATGCGACTGACTATTTAGAGGTTCGATTAGCGATTAACAATAGTGATTTAGGCTTTGTGAATTTACCGGAAGCGAATATCGACAATACAATCTCTACGCCACCTATCAATGTGACTTTCACATCTGATCTGATTGGTCAGCAGAGTTGGACAGGTAAAATTGTGCGCACCGAAAGCGCTATAGATTCTGTTTCGCGACAATTGTACGTGGTCGCGCAAATAGATGATCCCTTTAATCAGGCTATCGAAAGGGGCGTCTCGATTAAAATAGGTGAGTATTTAACCGCAGAAATAGATGGCCGAACAATCAAAGAGGCTATTGTTATACCGGTAACGGCTATCTATCAAGGGAGTTATGTTTATATTGAAGAAGATGGTGTACTGCTGAGAAAAGAAGTACAAATTGCATGGCAAAATGATCGCCAAGCCTTAATTAAATCTGGCTTGGAAGGCGGTCAAGCGTTAGTTATAACGCCACTGGGACAAGTTAGTTCTGGAACCGCTGTTTCAGTAATAAATCAAGATGGAAAAAGCACTAAAAGGCTTAAAAATACTGAGCGTAAAGGCAAAGAACGATCTAAAAATCCTAACCTAAGACCAGACAAATCAAATAGCCGTCCTGGATCTAACTCTGCAGCGCAGAAGGAAGGGTAA
- a CDS encoding efflux RND transporter permease subunit translates to MIAWFARNSVAANLLMITIIGAGLLSLSNRIPLEVFPSFEVDVVSVSVTLDGATPEDIEQGVTIRIEEAVQDLEGITKIISQSSEGGGSVTFELDSDYDRRDLLADIKSRVDAINTFPAEAENPVVALADRKRDVITVAVTAPYSEKEVREYAEKVRDELLAIDGVTQVELDGIRNYEIAIELSLDKIRELDLTISQVSDIIDNNSVDVSAGNLRTESGDVLIRSKGQAYRKDEFASIPIKTNSDGSIIRLQDIANIQDGFEETPVRTRFNGQQAAFIEVYRIGQQSAIEVADKVKNYIDEHQQSLPKGFTLSYWDDDSMIVKGRISSLVSNAIQGGILVLILLTLFLRPSIAFWVFIGIPVAFMGAFILMPVFGVTLNMMSVFGFILVLGIVVDDAIVTGENIYTHLGTAKSGEQAAIEGTLEVAKPVTFGILTTVAAFLPLAFIEGRRGDVFAQIPYVVIPVLLLSLIESKFILPSHLKHLKLRTEKTKQSKLDYYQQKFADGFEQAILRYYRPALVKTLRYKWTTIMTFSGIFAIILVLILSGWTRFVFFPRIPSETITVSLTMPTGTAFEITNKYIVKIADDARELQEKYTEEDTGESIILNILATTGGRGGTTNAGSVRFEITPPESRASTITSAQLLNEWRKMIGDIPGAEALSYRAELGRSSDPIDVRLSANNVATLEQVADKVIERLNTYPTVYDIADSLSDGKQELQIELNKQGESLGLTRANVTGQIRNAFFGAQVQRIQRGRDDIKVMLRLPLSERQSLSSLTNLLIDVGNGETVPLSSIATLTPGQSPSSIRRIDRLRTISVTADVDKNNTNMTVLQEDLNQYIADLLIQYPGVSYELEGEAEEQRDSFGSLTTGLVIVLFIIYALLAIPFKSYTQPLVVMSVIPFGAIGAIAGHWIMGMDLTIFSLLGLLALVGIVVNDSLVLVDYINKKRELGMDLLKAILTAGSSRFRPVMLTSLTTFIGLMPLLFEKSTQAQFLIPMAVSLGFGILFATFITLILVPINYLILESVKQQSWLK, encoded by the coding sequence ATGATAGCTTGGTTTGCAAGAAATTCGGTTGCCGCGAATCTGCTAATGATCACTATCATTGGTGCGGGTCTATTGAGTCTGTCGAATCGAATTCCTCTGGAAGTTTTTCCTTCCTTTGAAGTCGATGTGGTGTCAGTCAGTGTCACCTTGGATGGGGCAACGCCAGAGGATATCGAGCAGGGCGTTACTATTCGCATTGAAGAAGCGGTGCAAGACCTCGAAGGTATCACTAAAATCATTAGTCAGTCTTCTGAAGGGGGCGGAAGTGTTACCTTTGAACTTGACAGTGATTACGACAGGCGCGATTTACTTGCCGATATAAAAAGTAGAGTCGATGCCATCAATACATTTCCAGCCGAAGCTGAAAACCCGGTTGTTGCCTTAGCCGATCGTAAACGAGATGTGATTACGGTAGCTGTCACAGCTCCTTACAGCGAGAAGGAAGTGCGTGAATATGCTGAGAAGGTGCGAGATGAGTTACTTGCTATTGATGGTGTTACCCAAGTAGAGTTAGATGGTATTCGCAATTATGAAATTGCCATCGAACTTAGTCTAGATAAAATCCGAGAGCTTGATTTAACCATTAGCCAAGTATCTGATATTATTGATAATAATAGTGTCGATGTGTCTGCAGGTAATTTACGCACTGAAAGTGGCGATGTACTGATTCGTTCAAAAGGCCAAGCATACCGAAAGGACGAGTTTGCATCTATTCCAATCAAAACTAATTCAGATGGCTCAATTATCCGCTTACAAGATATCGCTAATATTCAAGATGGCTTTGAAGAAACGCCGGTGCGAACGCGATTTAATGGTCAGCAGGCAGCATTTATTGAGGTTTATCGAATTGGCCAACAAAGTGCCATAGAAGTCGCCGATAAAGTAAAAAATTACATAGACGAACATCAACAGAGTCTGCCCAAAGGTTTTACTTTGAGCTACTGGGATGACGACTCTATGATTGTTAAAGGGCGTATTTCTAGCTTGGTTTCAAATGCGATTCAAGGCGGAATTCTAGTCCTTATTCTACTCACGTTATTTTTGCGTCCATCTATCGCATTTTGGGTATTTATTGGTATCCCTGTGGCATTCATGGGGGCGTTTATACTGATGCCTGTTTTTGGTGTGACGCTAAATATGATGAGCGTATTTGGTTTTATTTTAGTGTTGGGGATCGTTGTCGACGATGCCATTGTTACCGGTGAAAATATTTACACCCACTTAGGTACTGCCAAATCAGGCGAGCAGGCTGCCATTGAAGGGACACTTGAAGTCGCTAAGCCGGTTACGTTCGGCATTTTAACTACTGTAGCGGCATTTCTGCCATTAGCTTTTATTGAGGGGCGAAGGGGGGATGTTTTTGCTCAGATTCCCTATGTAGTAATTCCCGTTTTACTGTTATCCCTTATCGAGTCCAAGTTTATTTTGCCTTCACACTTGAAGCACTTGAAACTGAGAACTGAAAAAACCAAACAAAGTAAATTGGATTACTACCAGCAAAAATTTGCCGACGGATTCGAGCAGGCCATACTGCGCTATTATCGACCTGCGTTGGTAAAAACACTGCGTTATAAGTGGACTACCATAATGACTTTCAGTGGTATTTTTGCAATTATTTTAGTGCTTATTCTCAGTGGCTGGACGCGTTTTGTATTCTTCCCTCGAATCCCTAGTGAAACAATAACGGTATCCTTAACCATGCCTACAGGCACTGCATTTGAAATCACTAACAAATATATTGTGAAAATAGCCGATGATGCCCGAGAGTTGCAGGAAAAATACACCGAGGAAGATACCGGTGAAAGTATTATCTTAAATATTTTAGCCACCACCGGTGGGCGCGGCGGGACAACTAATGCCGGTAGTGTAAGATTTGAAATTACACCACCAGAATCGAGAGCTTCGACTATTACATCCGCTCAATTGTTGAATGAATGGCGCAAGATGATTGGGGATATTCCTGGGGCTGAAGCGCTAAGTTATCGGGCCGAGTTAGGTCGTTCATCAGACCCTATCGATGTGCGATTGAGTGCTAACAATGTCGCCACTTTGGAACAAGTCGCCGACAAAGTGATAGAACGACTAAACACTTACCCTACAGTATATGATATCGCCGATAGTCTTTCTGATGGCAAACAAGAGTTGCAAATCGAACTGAACAAACAAGGTGAATCACTGGGTTTAACTAGAGCTAATGTAACCGGACAAATCCGCAATGCGTTTTTTGGTGCGCAAGTACAGCGTATTCAGCGTGGCCGAGACGATATAAAAGTGATGTTGAGGTTACCGTTAAGTGAGCGACAATCGTTATCGAGCTTAACCAATTTGTTGATTGATGTGGGTAATGGCGAGACGGTTCCTCTGTCGAGTATTGCGACTCTTACGCCGGGACAAAGCCCGTCGTCAATTCGTCGAATTGACCGTTTAAGGACAATTAGTGTTACTGCTGATGTAGATAAAAACAACACTAACATGACGGTTTTACAAGAAGATTTAAACCAATATATAGCTGACTTATTGATCCAATATCCTGGCGTGAGCTACGAGTTGGAAGGGGAAGCGGAGGAACAAAGAGACTCCTTCGGTTCTTTGACGACAGGTCTGGTCATTGTACTGTTTATTATTTATGCGCTCTTAGCAATTCCATTTAAATCATATACACAACCACTTGTGGTGATGAGTGTGATTCCTTTTGGTGCGATAGGCGCGATAGCTGGACATTGGATAATGGGAATGGACCTCACTATCTTTAGCCTTTTAGGACTCTTGGCCTTAGTTGGCATAGTGGTAAACGATTCGTTAGTTCTTGTTGATTACATTAATAAAAAACGTGAGCTGGGTATGGACTTATTAAAGGCTATTCTAACCGCTGGCTCGTCCCGATTCAGGCCAGTAATGTTAACCAGTTTGACCACTTTTATTGGTTTAATGCCATTATTATTTGAAAAATCGACACAGGCACAATTTCTAATTCCTATGGCGGTTTCTTTAGGTTTTGGGATTTTATTTGCCACGTTTATCACGCTGATTTTAGTACCAATAAACTACTTAATACTCGAATCAGTTAAGCAGCAATCGTGGTTAAAATAA
- a CDS encoding DUF1838 family protein, with amino-acid sequence MDSKKLKTNTSERRDFLLNSGKILIGGGVAASGTLALAGCATDRPAKPFKASGALPYHDPEWNRDAMARLQGDLDFGKQKFGYFAGIVNGVRPNEKVKPLFGFEGFSYARLIDEGNGVYGKVLKEVGFYTDLETGDVLEEWTNPYTNETVKVVPVANDPFNYKLTPYVPEGPSYGGLIKTEKKKIPMLYPWKETPNNTVTLNRHIHLFYPNALQPDTWPRESSGPMNRVSEMFNYVINKDDLANPDLTSIQYSGAWSRITPWLPWMLMGQAEGHCFYDCEMGGYNSSEILSPKIRAYAEKHYPEYFEAPTEWYGPSLSSLENYARQQKPAPVKK; translated from the coding sequence ATGGATTCTAAAAAGCTAAAAACTAACACTTCTGAGCGCAGAGATTTTCTGCTTAATTCAGGTAAAATTTTGATTGGTGGTGGTGTTGCAGCTTCCGGCACACTGGCATTAGCAGGTTGCGCAACTGATCGCCCAGCTAAGCCTTTTAAAGCATCTGGTGCATTGCCTTACCACGATCCTGAATGGAATCGTGATGCCATGGCTCGTTTACAAGGTGATCTTGATTTTGGTAAACAAAAATTTGGTTATTTTGCCGGTATAGTGAATGGCGTTCGCCCTAATGAAAAAGTTAAACCTTTGTTTGGGTTTGAAGGATTTTCATATGCCCGTTTAATTGACGAAGGCAATGGCGTATACGGAAAAGTGCTCAAAGAAGTTGGTTTTTATACGGATTTAGAAACTGGCGACGTATTAGAAGAATGGACGAATCCATATACCAACGAAACCGTGAAAGTGGTGCCTGTTGCAAACGACCCATTCAACTATAAACTGACTCCCTATGTTCCTGAGGGTCCTTCTTATGGTGGTTTGATTAAAACCGAGAAGAAAAAGATCCCCATGCTCTACCCCTGGAAAGAAACACCAAACAATACCGTCACATTAAATAGGCATATTCATTTATTTTATCCTAATGCATTGCAACCAGATACATGGCCAAGAGAATCTTCAGGTCCAATGAATCGTGTTTCTGAGATGTTTAATTACGTTATCAATAAAGACGACTTAGCCAATCCAGACTTGACCAGCATTCAATACTCTGGAGCTTGGAGTCGAATCACCCCTTGGCTACCGTGGATGTTAATGGGACAAGCCGAAGGACATTGTTTCTACGACTGTGAGATGGGTGGCTATAATAGTTCGGAAATCCTTTCACCTAAAATACGCGCCTATGCTGAAAAACACTACCCTGAGTATTTCGAAGCGCCAACAGAATGGTATGGCCCGAGTTTATCAAGTTTAGAAAACTATGCCCGCCAACAAAAACCAGCACCTGTTAAAAAATAA
- a CDS encoding SDR family oxidoreductase: MTTYLITGANRGLGFEHTKQALAADESVIATCREPEKATELLALSERYPKLRIEQLDLSEHDSIAAIAKRLDGVAIDILFNIAGLFGGGWSNQADRYKQSLAGMDYALWHEIMQANVYGHFELIAVLLANLEASTRKTIIMMSSDLGSIANNQLGMAHAYRSSKAALNMLTKGLSIELAPNKITVISLAPGWVKTDLGGDDAPWEVDDSVRHQRDVIANLTPSATGKFIDLLGKSVPW; encoded by the coding sequence ATGACAACTTATCTAATTACTGGCGCTAATCGAGGCTTAGGTTTTGAGCATACTAAACAAGCCCTAGCGGCTGACGAGAGCGTTATTGCAACTTGCCGAGAACCAGAAAAAGCAACTGAGTTGTTGGCATTAAGTGAGCGTTATCCAAAGCTGAGAATAGAGCAGCTTGACCTATCTGAACATGATTCCATAGCGGCTATCGCTAAACGTTTAGATGGTGTGGCTATTGATATTTTGTTTAATATTGCTGGTTTGTTCGGTGGTGGTTGGTCGAATCAGGCTGATCGCTATAAACAGTCATTGGCGGGTATGGATTACGCCCTTTGGCATGAAATAATGCAAGCCAATGTATATGGCCATTTTGAGTTGATTGCAGTTTTATTGGCTAATCTTGAAGCGAGTACACGAAAAACCATCATTATGATGTCATCTGATTTAGGTTCTATCGCCAATAATCAACTTGGGATGGCTCACGCTTATCGTTCCAGTAAAGCAGCCTTAAATATGTTAACAAAAGGTCTTTCTATTGAATTAGCGCCTAATAAGATCACTGTTATTTCACTTGCTCCAGGGTGGGTGAAAACAGATTTAGGAGGTGATGATGCTCCTTGGGAAGTAGACGATAGCGTCAGACACCAGCGTGATGTTATTGCCAATTTAACTCCCTCTGCAACGGGGAAATTCATAGATTTACTTGGTAAATCAGTGCCGTGGTAA
- a CDS encoding helix-turn-helix domain-containing protein: MHPLSSAVIRKETFRQNGLLSSVIHLLIKQPKIIERDSTMVQLTSPYKSISFGDDCLLFKHMSKPDLDCLSNSARLKVLAKQQYLFMQHVPSDRLYNIVSGVGIMEKIASNGRRQIFAFVYPGDFIGLSNSDSYQYGVKSLSNLTVYEFKRQHLLALSEELPTLGENLKEIRSVVMSHTFEQVYLLGQLKAYERVCFMLKQLLNRLPGAKPEKIELPMTRTDIADYLGLTVETVSRTLSQLRGDGLISVISPNTISILNLKAVEEMGSIN, translated from the coding sequence ATGCATCCATTGAGTAGTGCGGTAATTCGGAAAGAAACTTTCCGTCAAAATGGGTTACTGAGTAGCGTAATTCATTTACTCATTAAACAACCCAAAATAATAGAGAGAGATTCAACAATGGTGCAATTAACTAGTCCCTATAAAAGCATTAGCTTTGGAGATGATTGTCTATTATTCAAGCACATGAGCAAGCCAGACCTGGACTGCTTATCAAACAGCGCTAGGTTGAAAGTACTTGCCAAACAACAGTACCTTTTTATGCAACATGTTCCTTCCGACAGGCTATATAATATTGTTTCTGGTGTAGGGATAATGGAAAAAATAGCGAGCAATGGACGTCGTCAAATATTTGCGTTCGTTTATCCTGGCGACTTCATTGGTTTATCCAATTCTGACAGTTACCAATATGGCGTCAAGAGTCTAAGTAATCTGACCGTTTACGAATTTAAACGTCAACACCTTTTGGCGCTCTCCGAAGAGCTTCCAACGTTAGGCGAAAACTTGAAAGAAATCCGTTCAGTTGTCATGTCTCATACCTTTGAACAAGTTTACCTTTTGGGTCAATTAAAAGCCTATGAACGCGTCTGTTTTATGTTGAAACAATTACTTAATCGCCTGCCTGGTGCCAAACCAGAAAAAATAGAATTACCGATGACGCGAACAGATATAGCCGATTATTTAGGGCTAACAGTAGAAACTGTCAGCCGCACCCTCAGCCAACTAAGAGGAGATGGACTCATTTCGGTCATCTCACCCAATACTATCAGCATTCTTAACCTCAAAGCAGTGGAGGAAATGGGCAGCATAAACTAA